One Spinacia oleracea cultivar Varoflay chromosome 4, BTI_SOV_V1, whole genome shotgun sequence DNA segment encodes these proteins:
- the LOC110800802 gene encoding lysine-specific histone demethylase 1 homolog 1, which produces MTFITPKLESLNQTNNMTNATTTNPTSVPPPTTTETTATAPNNTATNNNNNATSDDVSTPSNPLSPPPPDDDTTTTTSEVPIIPKRRRKRKHYQGTISMVLRPHSSSRYSSSLLDSLSFSLPRRRRRHNDLAKDPPPLDVDALIAISVGFPIDSLTEEEIDDAVIPTLGSADQSHYISVRNLILSKWRSNVSSLVTRDHVMESARPEHRHLVDAALSFLVNRGYINFGLAPEIKEGKPCGNNGDLVGGSNIVIIGAGLAGLCAARQLRSMGFKVVLLEGRARPGGRVRTRKMTGQEGGVVGAADLGGSVLTGINGNPLGVLARQLGFPLHKVRDVCPLYLPNGKAVDSEVDSSVEAAFNKLLDRVCNLRQVMLEEMKCVDVSLGTALEAFRKVVNLGDDPQEKMLLNWHLANLEYANASLMSNLSMAFWDQDDPYEMGGDHCFIPGGNERFIRALAEDLPIFYNRTVDSIRYGDDGVLVYAGGQEFRADMVLCTVPLGVLKKGHIEFVPPLPQKKKDAIDRLGFGLLNKVAMLFPYNFWGRELDTFGHLSEDPSRRGEFFLFYSYSSVSGGPLLVALVAGEAAIEFEKSSPVDSVGRVMDILRGIFYPKGVDVPDPVQAVCTRWGQDRFTYGSYSYVAIGSSGDDYDILAESIGNGRVFFAGEATNRQYPATMHGAFLSGMREAANILKAAKRRSVIPANNKESFTSENIEDLSRLFMKPDMQFGSFSVMFDPNSDDPESHSLLRVEFRGEKLETGGLYLYGLISRCQAMELSKVDGDMDRLTVLNERFGLRLVGKKGLCPAAISIVAAVRAKACSEEGS; this is translated from the coding sequence ATGACTTTTATCACTccaaagcttgaatctttgaaccaAACAAACAACATGACCAACGCCACAACCACCAATCCTACCTCTGTACCTCCTCCCACCACTACAGAAACCACTGCCACAGCCCCAAACAACACCGCcaccaacaacaataacaatgcAACCTCCGACGATGTCTCCACCCCATCAAACCCTCTCTCACCTCCTCCACCAGATGATGACACCACAACCACGACCTCCGAAGTACCCATCATCCCTAAACGCCGCCGCAAGCGTAAACATTACCAAGGCACAATCTCCATGGTCCTCCGACCTCACTCTTCCTCTCGCTACTCCTCCTCTCTCCTAGActccctctctttctctctccctcgccgccgccgccgccatAACGACCTCGCCAAAGATCCTCCTCCCCTCGACGTCGACGCCCTCATCGCAATCTCCGTCGGATTCCCAATAGATTCTCTCACCGAAGAAGAAATTGACGATGCCGTTATCCCAACTCTTGGAAGTGCCGACCAATCTCATTACATCAGTGTGAGAAACCTAATACTGTCTAAATGGAGGTCCAATGTTTCCTCTCTCGTCACGCGCGATCACGTGATGGAGTCTGCTCGACCGGAGCATCGGCATCTTGTAGATGCCGCACTCAGCTTCCTTGTTAATCGTGGGTACATCAATTTTGGACTTGCCCCTGAGATTAAGGAAGGGAAACCGTGCGGCAACAATGGTGATCTCGTGGGCGGGTCCAACATTGTTATTATCGGGGCGGGTTTGGCAGGTCTTTGTGCGGCCCGTCAGCTCCGGTCCATGGGGTTCAAGGTTGTGCTTCTAGAAGGTAGGGCACGACCCGGTGGAAGGGTCCGCACCCGAAAGATGACCGGGCAAGAAGGCGGTGTCGTGGGAGCTGCCGATTTGGGTGGTAGCGTGCTAACCGGGATCAACGGTAACCCGCTCGGAGTTCTGGCCCGGCAATTGGGCTTTCCTCTTCATAAGGTAAGAGATGTTTGTCCCCTTTATTTACCAAACGGAAAAGCTGTTGATTCAGAAGTAGATTCTAGTGTTGAAGCTGCATTTAACAAACTATTAGATAGGGTTTGTAATCTTAGACAAGTTATGTTAGAAGAAATGAAATGTGTAGATGTATCACTTGGAACTGCATTAGAGGCTTTTAGGAAGGTTGTTAATTTAGGTGATGATCCACAAGAAAAAATGCTATTGAATTGGCATTTAGCTAATCTAGAGTATGCTAATGCTTCATTAATGTCCAATTTATCAATGGCGTTTTGGGATCAAGATGACCCGTATGAGATGGGTGGGGATCACTGTTTTATCCCGGGTGGTAACGAGAGGTTTATCCGTGCCTTGGCGGAGGATTTACCCATATTTTACAACCGCACCGTGGATAGCATTAGGTATGGGGACGACGGGGTGTTGGTTTATGCGGGTGGGCAGGAGTTCCGGGCGGATATGGTCCTATGTACTGTGCCATTAGGAGTTTTGAAGAAGGGGCATATCGAGTTTGTACCTCCCTTACCTCAGAAGAAGAAGGATGCAATTGATAGGTTAGGGTTTGGGTTGTTGAATAAGGTTGCAATGTTGTTCCCTTACAATTTTTGGGGCCGGGAACTTGATACATTCGGGCATTTGTCAGAGGACCCTTCTAGGAGGGGTGAATTCTTTTTGTTCTATAGCTATTCCTCGGTTTCAGGTGGGCCTCTTTTGGTAGCCCTTGTTGCAGGGGAGGCGGCCATAGAGTTTGAGAAGTCGTCCCCTGTGGATTCAGTGGGTAGGGTTATGGATATCTTGAGGGGGATATTTTACCCAAAAGGAGTGGATGTTCCGGATCCTGTTCAGGCAGTTTGTACCCGGTGGGGTCAAGACCGTTTCACATATGGATCTTATTCGTATGTTGCAATCGGGTCATCTGGTGATGATTATGATATTCTTGCAGAAAGTATAGGGAACGGTAGGGTTTTCTTTGCCGGGGAGGCGACTAACAGGCAGTACCCTGCTACTATGCATGGTGCTTTCCTTAGTGGAATGAGGGAGGCTGCCAATATACTCAAGGCTGCTAAAAGGCGATCAGTGATTCCTGCCAACAACAAAGAAAGTTTTACTTCCGAGAATATCGAGGATCTGAGTCGGTTATTTATGAAACCGGACATGCAATTTGGGAGCTTTTCTGTTATGTTCGATCCAAATTCAGATGATCCCGAATCTCATTCGCTGTTGAGAGTTGAGTTTCGAGGGGAGAAACTTGAAACGGGTGGTCTGTATCTGTACGGTCTGATTTCAAGGTGTCAAGCTATGGAGTTGAGCAAGGTTGATGGTGATATGGATAGGTTAACTGTGTTGAATGAGAGATTTGGTTTGCGATTAGTGGGTAAAAAAGGATTGTGTCCTGCTGCAATATCAATTGTTGCAGCTGTTAGAGCAAAAGCATGCTCTGAAGAAGGATCATGA